The Cucumis melo cultivar AY chromosome 5, USDA_Cmelo_AY_1.0, whole genome shotgun sequence genome has a segment encoding these proteins:
- the LOC103498768 gene encoding stress-response A/B barrel domain-containing protein UP3, whose translation MLSSALRTWSTLPFSSRNLRRLRLNPCHSSRPFSVNMSAHTQPIEHIVLFKVKDGLDSSKVNDMLNGLNGLNSLDQVLHLTAGPILRNRSSSTFTHLLHSRYPSKEDLSIYSAHPAHMNVVKQFVLPICDDIMAVDWVADALQGPLVPSPGSALRVTFLKLKENLGDEVKGQILEVIAGMREKLGPNVQLTVGDNFSPARAKGFSIASIAIFPGPNELEAAASDKEMVELQKEKVREHLESVIVVDYVVPPPKTASL comes from the coding sequence ATGCTTTCCTCTGCTCTCCGGACTTGGTCGACGCTACCATTCAGTTCCAGGAATCTCCGTCGCCTCCGCCTAAATCCCTGTCATTCTTCCCGACCATTTTCCGTCAACATGTCCGCTCACACTCAACCGATCGAGCACATCGTCCTCTTCAAGGTCAAAGATGGCCTCGATTCCTCCAAGGTAAACGACATGCTCAATGGCCTCAATGGCCTCAACTCCCTCGACCAAGTCCTCCATCTCACCGCCGGCCCCATTCTCCGCAACCGCTCCTCCTCCACCTTCACTCACCTCCTCCACAGCCGCTATCCTTCCAAGGAGGATCTCTCCATCTACTCCGCCCACCCTGCTCACATGAACGTCGTCAAGCAATTTGTTCTTCCCATCTGCGACGACATCATGGCCGTCGATTGGGTCGCCGATGCTTTGCAAGGCCCTCTCGTCCCATCTCCTGGCTCCGCCCTTAGAGTTACCTTCCTCAAACTCAAGGAGAATCTGGGCGACGAAGTCAAGGGCCAGATCTTGGAGGTCATCGCAGGGATGAGGGAGAAATTGGGGCCCAATGTCCAGCTGACGGTGGGCGACAACTTTTCCCCGGCCAGAGCCAAGGGTTTCTCAATCGCTTCGATTGCCATTTTCCCAGGGCCAAATGAGTTGGAGGCGGCGGCTTCAGACAAAGAAATGGTGGAATTGCAGAAAGAGAAGGTCAGGGAACATTTGGAGAGTGTAATTGTGGTGGACTACGTGGTTCCGCCGCCGAAAACGGCAAGTCTCTAA
- the LOC103498750 gene encoding mediator of RNA polymerase II transcription subunit 20a-like isoform X1 codes for MPLKWVLHWQPNAGSTVNSQILNEVSQCVESIHGVKGGKWKATLTFYKPILRDQNSPAAEFPRDFLGISLPEQPNKYYLIIRGQRIVLEADFTIQAIMEKLQSYKLRVALNFEGFQYQLGDFQLRVGKVVPNNSENLRGIVMEIEYLPISSMEKSRQIMDEFFDVWQEAMSKSSLPGRFMHIESNFAEYGLSDFYTPQHTAVQYGNVMAQLIATVQAVQSARN; via the exons ATGCCGCTAAAATG GGTTTTGCATTGGCAACCCAATGCCGGCAGCACTGTTAACAGTCAGATACTCAACGAGGTTTCGCAATGTGTTGAGAGTATCCATGGCGTTAAAGGGGGCAAGTGGAAAGCTACTCTCACTTTCTACAAACCCATCTTGCGAG ACCAGAACTCGCCGGCGGCCGAATTCCCCCGCGACTTTCTCGGAATTTCGCTGCCGGAGCAGCCAAACAAGTATTACCTTATAATTCGTGGCCAACGGATCGTCTTGGAAGCTGATTTTACGATTCAGGCTATAATGGAGAAGCTGCAGTCGTACAAATTGCGCGTTGCTCTCAATTTCGAG GGGTTTCAGTATCAGTTAGGGGATTTCCAACTGAGAGTGGGAAAAGTTGTTCCCAACAATTCCGAGAATTTGAGAGGAATAGTTATGGAG ATCGAGTATCTCCCAATTTCTTCAATGGAGAAATCAAGACAGATAATGGATGAGTTCTTCGATGTATGGCAAGAAGCCATGTCAAAAAGTTCATTACCAGGTCGTTTCATGCACATAGAATCAAACTTTGCAGAATATGGACTATCGGATTTCTATACTCCTCAACACACAGCAGTTCAATATGGCAACGTCATGGCTCAACTAATCGCTACTGTGCAAGCAGTTCAATCCGCTAGAAATTAG
- the LOC103498750 gene encoding mediator of RNA polymerase II transcription subunit 20a-like isoform X2 has product MPLKWVLHWQPNAGSTVNSQILNEVSQCVESIHGVKGGKWKATLTFYKPILRDQNSPAAEFPRDFLGISLPEQPNKYYLIIRGQRIVLEADFTIQAIMEKLQSYKLRVALNFEYQLGDFQLRVGKVVPNNSENLRGIVMEIEYLPISSMEKSRQIMDEFFDVWQEAMSKSSLPGRFMHIESNFAEYGLSDFYTPQHTAVQYGNVMAQLIATVQAVQSARN; this is encoded by the exons ATGCCGCTAAAATG GGTTTTGCATTGGCAACCCAATGCCGGCAGCACTGTTAACAGTCAGATACTCAACGAGGTTTCGCAATGTGTTGAGAGTATCCATGGCGTTAAAGGGGGCAAGTGGAAAGCTACTCTCACTTTCTACAAACCCATCTTGCGAG ACCAGAACTCGCCGGCGGCCGAATTCCCCCGCGACTTTCTCGGAATTTCGCTGCCGGAGCAGCCAAACAAGTATTACCTTATAATTCGTGGCCAACGGATCGTCTTGGAAGCTGATTTTACGATTCAGGCTATAATGGAGAAGCTGCAGTCGTACAAATTGCGCGTTGCTCTCAATTTCGAG TATCAGTTAGGGGATTTCCAACTGAGAGTGGGAAAAGTTGTTCCCAACAATTCCGAGAATTTGAGAGGAATAGTTATGGAG ATCGAGTATCTCCCAATTTCTTCAATGGAGAAATCAAGACAGATAATGGATGAGTTCTTCGATGTATGGCAAGAAGCCATGTCAAAAAGTTCATTACCAGGTCGTTTCATGCACATAGAATCAAACTTTGCAGAATATGGACTATCGGATTTCTATACTCCTCAACACACAGCAGTTCAATATGGCAACGTCATGGCTCAACTAATCGCTACTGTGCAAGCAGTTCAATCCGCTAGAAATTAG
- the LOC103498777 gene encoding growth-regulating factor 6-like isoform X4, protein MSARNRFPFTAAQWQELEHQALIFKYMVSGVPIPPELLYSIKATSLDTPFISRLFPHQYPQVSAVGWNYLQMGSGRKIDPEPGRCRRTDGKKWRCSKEAYPDSKYCERHMHRGKNRSRKPVEQVSKTTPLNSSNPSTPAISSITHNSETHPHPHPFHYQSPSAASSYPSLLPDYRYVYGEKEEDFFVREQHSGNVRGFTGSSMDDSWQLTPLTMSCSSSSSRYKNCSALQGDYSSYLQLQSFGKYNEMQSKMDRDQEPQKTVHHFFDEWSPKHRESWDDLDDKSSNTGSVSATRLSMSIPNTDSFIFSSNKRNEN, encoded by the exons ATGAGCGCAAGAAACAGGTTTCCGTTCACAGCAGCTCAGTGGCAAGAGCTTGAGCACCAAGCTCTGATCTTCAAGTACATGGTCTCCGGCGTCCCTATCCCTCCCGAACTGCTTTACAGCATTAAGGCAACCTCTTTGGACACTCCTTTCATTTCCAGGCTCTTTCCTCACCAATATCCACAAG TTTCAGCAGTTGGATGGAACTACTTGCAGATGGGTTCTGGGAGGAAAATTGATCCTGAGCCTGGAAGGTGCAGAAGAACAGACGGTAAGAAATGGAGATGCTCCAAAGAGGCATACCCAGATTCTAAATACTGTGAGAGACATATGCACAGAGGTAAAAACCGTTCAAGAAAGCCTGTGGAACAAGTTTCGAAAACAACTCCTCTAAACTCTTCTAATCCATCCACCCCAGCCATCTCATCCATCACCCACAACTCTGAAACTCATCCCCATCCCCACCCTTTTCACTATCAAAGTCCCTCTGCTGCTTCTTCTTATCCATCCTTACTTCCGGATTACAG GTATGTTTATGGGGAGAAGGAAGAAGATTTCTTTGTAAGGGAACAACATTCTGGAAACGTAAGAGGTTTCACTGGTTCGTCTATGGATGATTCGTGGCAGCTAACTCCTCTGACAATGAGTTGCTCTTCCTCATCCTCCAGATACAAGAACTGCTCTGCTTTACAAGGTGATTACTCTTCTTACTTACAGCTGCAGAGCTTTGGAAAATATAATGAGATGCAGAGTAAGATGGACAGAGATCAGGAACCACAGAAGACAGTGCATCATTTTTTTGATGAATGGTCTCCTAAACATAGAGAGTCTTGGGATGATTTGGATGATAAGTCATCTAATACTGGCTCAGTTTCGGCAACTCGGCTTTCAATGTCTATTCCTAACACAGACTCCTTCATCTTCAGTTCCAATAAGCGTAATGAAAACTGA
- the LOC103498777 gene encoding growth-regulating factor 6-like isoform X3, protein MSARNRFPFTAAQWQELEHQALIFKYMVSGVPIPPELLYSIKATSLDTPFISRLFPHQYPQAVGWNYLQMGSGRKIDPEPGRCRRTDGKKWRCSKEAYPDSKYCERHMHRGKNRSRKPVEQVSKTTPLNSSNPSTPAISSITHNSETHPHPHPFHYQSPSAASSYPSLLPDYRRNRYVYGEKEEDFFVREQHSGNVRGFTGSSMDDSWQLTPLTMSCSSSSSRYKNCSALQGDYSSYLQLQSFGKYNEMQSKMDRDQEPQKTVHHFFDEWSPKHRESWDDLDDKSSNTGSVSATRLSMSIPNTDSFIFSSNKRNEN, encoded by the exons ATGAGCGCAAGAAACAGGTTTCCGTTCACAGCAGCTCAGTGGCAAGAGCTTGAGCACCAAGCTCTGATCTTCAAGTACATGGTCTCCGGCGTCCCTATCCCTCCCGAACTGCTTTACAGCATTAAGGCAACCTCTTTGGACACTCCTTTCATTTCCAGGCTCTTTCCTCACCAATATCCACAAG CAGTTGGATGGAACTACTTGCAGATGGGTTCTGGGAGGAAAATTGATCCTGAGCCTGGAAGGTGCAGAAGAACAGACGGTAAGAAATGGAGATGCTCCAAAGAGGCATACCCAGATTCTAAATACTGTGAGAGACATATGCACAGAGGTAAAAACCGTTCAAGAAAGCCTGTGGAACAAGTTTCGAAAACAACTCCTCTAAACTCTTCTAATCCATCCACCCCAGCCATCTCATCCATCACCCACAACTCTGAAACTCATCCCCATCCCCACCCTTTTCACTATCAAAGTCCCTCTGCTGCTTCTTCTTATCCATCCTTACTTCCGGATTACAG AAGAAACAGGTATGTTTATGGGGAGAAGGAAGAAGATTTCTTTGTAAGGGAACAACATTCTGGAAACGTAAGAGGTTTCACTGGTTCGTCTATGGATGATTCGTGGCAGCTAACTCCTCTGACAATGAGTTGCTCTTCCTCATCCTCCAGATACAAGAACTGCTCTGCTTTACAAGGTGATTACTCTTCTTACTTACAGCTGCAGAGCTTTGGAAAATATAATGAGATGCAGAGTAAGATGGACAGAGATCAGGAACCACAGAAGACAGTGCATCATTTTTTTGATGAATGGTCTCCTAAACATAGAGAGTCTTGGGATGATTTGGATGATAAGTCATCTAATACTGGCTCAGTTTCGGCAACTCGGCTTTCAATGTCTATTCCTAACACAGACTCCTTCATCTTCAGTTCCAATAAGCGTAATGAAAACTGA
- the LOC103498777 gene encoding growth-regulating factor 6-like isoform X1, with the protein MSARNRFPFTAAQWQELEHQALIFKYMVSGVPIPPELLYSIKATSLDTPFISRLFPHQYPQVSAVGWNYLQMGSGRKIDPEPGRCRRTDGKKWRCSKEAYPDSKYCERHMHRGKNRSRKPVEQVSKTTPLNSSNPSTPAISSITHNSETHPHPHPFHYQSPSAASSYPSLLPDYRRNRYVYGEKEEDFFVREQHSGNVRGFTGSSMDDSWQLTPLTMSCSSSSSRYKNCSALQGDYSSYLQLQSFGKYNEMQSKMDRDQEPQKTVHHFFDEWSPKHRESWDDLDDKSSNTGSVSATRLSMSIPNTDSFIFSSNKRNEN; encoded by the exons ATGAGCGCAAGAAACAGGTTTCCGTTCACAGCAGCTCAGTGGCAAGAGCTTGAGCACCAAGCTCTGATCTTCAAGTACATGGTCTCCGGCGTCCCTATCCCTCCCGAACTGCTTTACAGCATTAAGGCAACCTCTTTGGACACTCCTTTCATTTCCAGGCTCTTTCCTCACCAATATCCACAAG TTTCAGCAGTTGGATGGAACTACTTGCAGATGGGTTCTGGGAGGAAAATTGATCCTGAGCCTGGAAGGTGCAGAAGAACAGACGGTAAGAAATGGAGATGCTCCAAAGAGGCATACCCAGATTCTAAATACTGTGAGAGACATATGCACAGAGGTAAAAACCGTTCAAGAAAGCCTGTGGAACAAGTTTCGAAAACAACTCCTCTAAACTCTTCTAATCCATCCACCCCAGCCATCTCATCCATCACCCACAACTCTGAAACTCATCCCCATCCCCACCCTTTTCACTATCAAAGTCCCTCTGCTGCTTCTTCTTATCCATCCTTACTTCCGGATTACAG AAGAAACAGGTATGTTTATGGGGAGAAGGAAGAAGATTTCTTTGTAAGGGAACAACATTCTGGAAACGTAAGAGGTTTCACTGGTTCGTCTATGGATGATTCGTGGCAGCTAACTCCTCTGACAATGAGTTGCTCTTCCTCATCCTCCAGATACAAGAACTGCTCTGCTTTACAAGGTGATTACTCTTCTTACTTACAGCTGCAGAGCTTTGGAAAATATAATGAGATGCAGAGTAAGATGGACAGAGATCAGGAACCACAGAAGACAGTGCATCATTTTTTTGATGAATGGTCTCCTAAACATAGAGAGTCTTGGGATGATTTGGATGATAAGTCATCTAATACTGGCTCAGTTTCGGCAACTCGGCTTTCAATGTCTATTCCTAACACAGACTCCTTCATCTTCAGTTCCAATAAGCGTAATGAAAACTGA
- the LOC103498777 gene encoding growth-regulating factor 6-like isoform X5, translating into MSARNRFPFTAAQWQELEHQALIFKYMVSGVPIPPELLYSIKATSLDTPFISRLFPHQYPQAVGWNYLQMGSGRKIDPEPGRCRRTDGKKWRCSKEAYPDSKYCERHMHRGKNRSRKPVEQVSKTTPLNSSNPSTPAISSITHNSETHPHPHPFHYQSPSAASSYPSLLPDYRNRYVYGEKEEDFFVREQHSGNVRGFTGSSMDDSWQLTPLTMSCSSSSSRYKNCSALQGDYSSYLQLQSFGKYNEMQSKMDRDQEPQKTVHHFFDEWSPKHRESWDDLDDKSSNTGSVSATRLSMSIPNTDSFIFSSNKRNEN; encoded by the exons ATGAGCGCAAGAAACAGGTTTCCGTTCACAGCAGCTCAGTGGCAAGAGCTTGAGCACCAAGCTCTGATCTTCAAGTACATGGTCTCCGGCGTCCCTATCCCTCCCGAACTGCTTTACAGCATTAAGGCAACCTCTTTGGACACTCCTTTCATTTCCAGGCTCTTTCCTCACCAATATCCACAAG CAGTTGGATGGAACTACTTGCAGATGGGTTCTGGGAGGAAAATTGATCCTGAGCCTGGAAGGTGCAGAAGAACAGACGGTAAGAAATGGAGATGCTCCAAAGAGGCATACCCAGATTCTAAATACTGTGAGAGACATATGCACAGAGGTAAAAACCGTTCAAGAAAGCCTGTGGAACAAGTTTCGAAAACAACTCCTCTAAACTCTTCTAATCCATCCACCCCAGCCATCTCATCCATCACCCACAACTCTGAAACTCATCCCCATCCCCACCCTTTTCACTATCAAAGTCCCTCTGCTGCTTCTTCTTATCCATCCTTACTTCCGGATTACAG AAACAGGTATGTTTATGGGGAGAAGGAAGAAGATTTCTTTGTAAGGGAACAACATTCTGGAAACGTAAGAGGTTTCACTGGTTCGTCTATGGATGATTCGTGGCAGCTAACTCCTCTGACAATGAGTTGCTCTTCCTCATCCTCCAGATACAAGAACTGCTCTGCTTTACAAGGTGATTACTCTTCTTACTTACAGCTGCAGAGCTTTGGAAAATATAATGAGATGCAGAGTAAGATGGACAGAGATCAGGAACCACAGAAGACAGTGCATCATTTTTTTGATGAATGGTCTCCTAAACATAGAGAGTCTTGGGATGATTTGGATGATAAGTCATCTAATACTGGCTCAGTTTCGGCAACTCGGCTTTCAATGTCTATTCCTAACACAGACTCCTTCATCTTCAGTTCCAATAAGCGTAATGAAAACTGA
- the LOC103498777 gene encoding growth-regulating factor 6-like isoform X2: MSARNRFPFTAAQWQELEHQALIFKYMVSGVPIPPELLYSIKATSLDTPFISRLFPHQYPQVSAVGWNYLQMGSGRKIDPEPGRCRRTDGKKWRCSKEAYPDSKYCERHMHRGKNRSRKPVEQVSKTTPLNSSNPSTPAISSITHNSETHPHPHPFHYQSPSAASSYPSLLPDYRNRYVYGEKEEDFFVREQHSGNVRGFTGSSMDDSWQLTPLTMSCSSSSSRYKNCSALQGDYSSYLQLQSFGKYNEMQSKMDRDQEPQKTVHHFFDEWSPKHRESWDDLDDKSSNTGSVSATRLSMSIPNTDSFIFSSNKRNEN, from the exons ATGAGCGCAAGAAACAGGTTTCCGTTCACAGCAGCTCAGTGGCAAGAGCTTGAGCACCAAGCTCTGATCTTCAAGTACATGGTCTCCGGCGTCCCTATCCCTCCCGAACTGCTTTACAGCATTAAGGCAACCTCTTTGGACACTCCTTTCATTTCCAGGCTCTTTCCTCACCAATATCCACAAG TTTCAGCAGTTGGATGGAACTACTTGCAGATGGGTTCTGGGAGGAAAATTGATCCTGAGCCTGGAAGGTGCAGAAGAACAGACGGTAAGAAATGGAGATGCTCCAAAGAGGCATACCCAGATTCTAAATACTGTGAGAGACATATGCACAGAGGTAAAAACCGTTCAAGAAAGCCTGTGGAACAAGTTTCGAAAACAACTCCTCTAAACTCTTCTAATCCATCCACCCCAGCCATCTCATCCATCACCCACAACTCTGAAACTCATCCCCATCCCCACCCTTTTCACTATCAAAGTCCCTCTGCTGCTTCTTCTTATCCATCCTTACTTCCGGATTACAG AAACAGGTATGTTTATGGGGAGAAGGAAGAAGATTTCTTTGTAAGGGAACAACATTCTGGAAACGTAAGAGGTTTCACTGGTTCGTCTATGGATGATTCGTGGCAGCTAACTCCTCTGACAATGAGTTGCTCTTCCTCATCCTCCAGATACAAGAACTGCTCTGCTTTACAAGGTGATTACTCTTCTTACTTACAGCTGCAGAGCTTTGGAAAATATAATGAGATGCAGAGTAAGATGGACAGAGATCAGGAACCACAGAAGACAGTGCATCATTTTTTTGATGAATGGTCTCCTAAACATAGAGAGTCTTGGGATGATTTGGATGATAAGTCATCTAATACTGGCTCAGTTTCGGCAACTCGGCTTTCAATGTCTATTCCTAACACAGACTCCTTCATCTTCAGTTCCAATAAGCGTAATGAAAACTGA